In Gemmatimonadota bacterium, a single genomic region encodes these proteins:
- a CDS encoding mucoidy inhibitor MuiA family protein codes for PLPHPIIGTRQLKAGEPHMALRIVVFAAVALAAVSLEARAIEEIDSSIDAVTVYPQGARVTRLARVRLAKGPNRVALTGLPGGISLQGVQVDSASGDVEVRAVEMDLVRQRDAYNAEIGRLANEIAVTEHQIFVIDDDIATAELQLEFLKGIARDSAGAERLKAAGGQVDIGSWREALDMLGEGAAGARSRIRGARIDRRQLEENLSVLERQLRDLRGRNPASARLSVLLHAAHALDTDIRVHYLQSDASWESGYSAYLDTRGNTLRLTHEARVRQGTEEEWRDVQLVLSTSNPSGRMKAPEQDSRFLDVYEPVPWADSEERMLSRTMALGPDLSATDSVARADARSGQNRHTVSYRPPERTSISNSADQAHAVPLAEYGHRAALVTRVTPRQSAEAFLTARISNESDQPLAAGTMRVFIDGAYVGRSSFPELLPGSGTVLPMGPDRRIGVLAIDQGGEKSSQGILSSRTTELTDFLFEIVNRHATPTDIEVLDYYPVSRDERIEVNVPRGATSPDSTDLEERPGVIAWRRQLEPGERWRIVHRYEISYPGDTLLAAQR; via the coding sequence GGCCTCTCCCGCATCCCATTATCGGCACCAGGCAACTCAAAGCGGGAGAACCTCATATGGCCCTGAGAATCGTGGTATTCGCTGCTGTCGCGCTGGCGGCAGTATCCCTGGAAGCGCGAGCGATCGAAGAGATCGACTCCTCCATCGATGCGGTAACGGTGTACCCGCAGGGCGCACGCGTTACGAGGCTGGCCCGGGTACGGCTTGCAAAAGGCCCGAACCGGGTGGCGCTGACCGGACTGCCGGGCGGTATCAGCCTGCAGGGTGTGCAGGTCGACTCCGCCAGCGGCGATGTCGAGGTGCGCGCCGTCGAAATGGACCTTGTCCGGCAGCGCGACGCGTACAACGCCGAGATTGGCCGCCTCGCGAACGAAATCGCGGTAACGGAGCATCAGATTTTCGTAATAGACGACGACATCGCTACCGCCGAACTGCAACTTGAGTTCCTGAAAGGAATAGCACGGGACAGCGCCGGCGCCGAGCGCCTCAAGGCGGCCGGCGGTCAGGTCGATATCGGTTCCTGGCGCGAGGCGCTGGACATGCTCGGCGAAGGCGCGGCCGGGGCCCGGAGCCGGATTCGCGGAGCCCGCATCGATCGCAGGCAACTGGAGGAAAACCTGTCGGTGCTGGAACGACAACTGCGTGACTTGCGCGGCCGTAATCCGGCATCGGCCCGCCTGTCGGTCCTCCTGCATGCCGCCCACGCCCTGGATACGGATATTCGGGTGCATTATCTTCAGTCCGATGCGAGTTGGGAGTCCGGCTACAGCGCCTACCTCGACACCCGCGGGAATACGCTCAGGCTTACCCACGAGGCCCGCGTCCGGCAAGGCACGGAGGAAGAGTGGCGGGATGTGCAACTGGTCCTGTCGACCTCGAACCCGAGCGGTCGGATGAAGGCGCCCGAGCAGGACAGCCGGTTCCTGGACGTTTACGAACCCGTGCCCTGGGCGGATTCGGAAGAAAGAATGCTTTCCCGGACCATGGCCCTTGGCCCGGACCTGTCCGCGACGGATTCAGTCGCGCGGGCGGACGCACGCAGCGGGCAGAACAGGCATACGGTTTCCTACAGACCCCCTGAGCGGACGAGCATTTCCAACAGCGCCGACCAGGCGCATGCCGTGCCGCTTGCCGAATACGGCCATCGGGCCGCGCTCGTGACGCGCGTTACCCCGCGGCAGAGCGCCGAAGCCTTCCTGACCGCAAGGATCAGCAACGAAAGCGACCAGCCGCTTGCTGCCGGGACGATGAGGGTGTTTATCGACGGCGCCTACGTGGGTCGCTCCAGCTTCCCTGAACTGCTGCCGGGATCCGGGACCGTGCTGCCCATGGGACCGGACCGCAGGATCGGCGTGCTCGCGATCGACCAGGGCGGGGAGAAAAGCAGCCAGGGAATCCTGTCCAGCCGAACGACCGAATTGACGGACTTCCTGTTCGAGATCGTCAATCGCCACGCAACGCCCACCGATATCGAAGTACTCGACTATTACCCCGTATCCCGGGACGAGCGGATCGAGGTCAACGTGCCGCGCGGCGCCACTTCGCCCGACAGCACGGACCTGGAGGAGCGGCCCGGCGTGATCGCCTGGCGCAGGCAGCTTGAACCCGGAGAGCGCTGGCGTATCGTGCACCGGTACGAGATCAGCTATCCCGGCGACACGCTGCTGGCGGCACAGCGCTGA